A region of Shewanella psychromarinicola DNA encodes the following proteins:
- a CDS encoding DUF885 domain-containing protein, translating to MKKLFHVLIISLLATACSDSTTADNNSNAASSQTDSSATKLSLKQQVKSITKDYFLLRPEIATYYGVSDASIDANVMSKLTDYSPRGETHRRQGLKAILGQLNDIDAASLSSSDKISLNAITSEVKGALLPTQIVNYGNVLGEYGVWFLPYAVNHLSGLQIEFPGYMEDKFAVTNTAEANAYLTRLNIYPAAMGTLVDKLNHDVAMGVIPPDFVIDNTLRGLRSQISGPAKMHPLVTSFNAKLNAAKMADSAALVSSAAELVDTKYYAATRQLIMALEAVRPKATHDAGIGRLPQGAKLYKALIQHLGNSNRTADDIHQLGLTEVARISTEMDGLLKEVGYVDGTVGERMQVLLNDPQYLYPNTPEGKQQLMADIDADLALVNAKLPDWFGLLPNQDVAIAAVPASRAASTSGAFYDAPSQDGSRKGTFWISLYDTASLPSYSLQTLTYHETNPGHHLQTIIGLSDELPLMSTVFYSNAAGEGWALYAERLAAEMGIYANDPIDNIGRLQSELHRAVRLVVDTGMHAKGWSREQAIDYAIATEGIHLSEATGEIERYAVWPGQALGYKLGELKILELRKKAKQVLGDKFDIKVFHDRLLENGALPLDLMEQKINQWLASETAA from the coding sequence ATGAAAAAACTTTTCCATGTCTTAATTATAAGCCTGCTCGCCACCGCTTGCTCCGACTCTACCACCGCGGACAATAACTCAAACGCAGCAAGCTCCCAAACAGATAGCTCAGCCACCAAGCTCAGTCTTAAGCAGCAAGTAAAATCGATCACTAAAGACTATTTCCTACTAAGACCCGAAATTGCCACCTACTATGGCGTGAGTGATGCCAGTATCGATGCCAATGTCATGTCTAAACTCACCGACTACAGCCCTAGAGGTGAAACCCATCGCCGCCAAGGCCTTAAAGCAATACTAGGCCAGCTCAACGATATTGATGCAGCAAGCTTAAGTTCATCCGATAAAATCAGCTTAAACGCGATAACCTCGGAAGTAAAAGGTGCATTATTACCCACTCAAATTGTTAATTATGGCAATGTTCTGGGCGAGTATGGGGTGTGGTTTCTCCCTTATGCGGTTAACCACTTATCGGGTTTGCAAATTGAGTTCCCCGGCTATATGGAAGACAAGTTTGCGGTGACCAATACGGCCGAAGCCAATGCCTATTTAACTCGTTTGAACATTTACCCTGCTGCTATGGGCACTCTGGTTGACAAACTCAACCACGACGTTGCCATGGGCGTCATTCCACCAGACTTTGTTATTGATAATACTCTACGCGGCTTAAGATCACAGATCAGTGGCCCAGCAAAGATGCATCCTTTAGTCACCAGCTTTAACGCTAAACTTAACGCCGCCAAAATGGCAGATAGCGCTGCTTTGGTAAGCTCTGCCGCCGAATTAGTCGATACCAAATACTATGCCGCCACCCGTCAACTTATTATGGCATTAGAAGCCGTGCGCCCAAAAGCGACCCATGACGCCGGAATAGGTCGTTTACCCCAAGGCGCTAAACTGTATAAGGCACTTATTCAGCATTTAGGTAACTCAAACAGAACCGCTGATGATATTCATCAACTAGGGTTAACTGAAGTGGCGCGGATCAGCACCGAAATGGACGGATTACTTAAAGAAGTCGGTTATGTTGACGGCACCGTGGGTGAACGCATGCAAGTGCTACTCAACGACCCGCAGTACCTTTACCCCAACACGCCTGAAGGTAAACAACAGCTGATGGCAGATATTGATGCTGACCTAGCCTTAGTTAACGCAAAATTACCAGACTGGTTTGGCCTATTACCCAATCAAGATGTGGCTATTGCAGCCGTACCAGCCAGCCGCGCAGCCTCTACTAGCGGCGCGTTTTACGATGCACCCTCACAAGACGGTTCGCGCAAAGGCACCTTCTGGATCAGCTTGTATGACACCGCATCACTTCCCTCTTATTCATTGCAAACCTTGACCTACCACGAAACCAATCCAGGTCATCATTTACAAACCATAATTGGCTTATCTGATGAACTCCCCCTGATGAGCACAGTCTTTTACTCTAATGCCGCTGGTGAAGGTTGGGCCTTATACGCCGAGCGTTTAGCTGCCGAAATGGGCATTTACGCTAATGACCCTATCGATAACATTGGTCGCCTCCAATCTGAACTGCATCGTGCAGTTCGGTTAGTGGTTGATACTGGTATGCATGCCAAAGGTTGGAGCCGCGAGCAAGCCATTGATTATGCTATTGCTACCGAAGGCATTCATTTGTCTGAAGCCACTGGCGAGATTGAACGTTACGCCGTCTGGCCAGGCCAAGCACTAGGCTATAAGTTGGGAGAATTAAAGATTCTCGAACTCCGCAAAAAAGCCAAACAAGTGTTAGGAGACAAGTTTGATATTAAAGTGTTCCACGATCGTCTACTTGAAAATGGCGCTTTGCCACTTGATTTAATGGAGCAAAAAATCAATCAGTGGTTAGCCAGCGAAACTGCTGCGTAA